In Deltaproteobacteria bacterium, the DNA window CAGAATGCCCATCACCCATGCGGTACGATCCGTACCACCAACCTCCCGGAGCGGCTGTTCGTCGAGGAACGCCGGCGGCTCAAGATCATTCCCAACGCCTTCGGTGAAAAAGCCCGTCCTCAAGCTCATGTTCGGCGCCATGATCCGTGCCGCCGAGCGCTGGAGGGCCATCAAGGGCTCTGAAATCGAGCGCCGCCAGATGCGCGCCCGTCAGAGAGAACCTCGATCAGGAATACCAGGCCCCTGACGGCTTCAACCCACCGCCTCTGCCAATGATTCCCTCTCCAAATTGTCCAGCAGTTCTCGGACTTTGACCCTAATCCGTCTCCGGTAAACTCGGGGCGATTCACTACCGGAGGAGTAAATCCCATGACTGAGAAAGGTGAGACGTGTCGGAGGGATGACGGAAAACGGCTTGCCGCGTGGTGGCGTAAAGATTGGCTGAATACGCTATTTGCGGCTGTCGCGACTCTTCTTTCTGTTCTTGCGTTGGGACACTCCTTCTGGACGGACGGAAAGTCAAGACACTGCAACTACCAACACAACAAACATATCCGGTTGGCGACGATGGTCGATGAGTTACGTGACATCTCCTCAGAGTATGACAAGTTATTCTTGGAAACTAAGATCACGCTTCTTCAAAGAGAGATTCTGGAGGTTGAGGCAGACCGACAGGTAAAGCTTCTCGTATCCAAGCGACTCTCGTCGGTGAATTTGGTCGAACGGGTTTTCGGTCGAAATCGTGATATTGTCGATCCGGAGGTATTGGTCAGGACAGATTCGGCTATTGAAGAGTTGACACAGTATGTGAAGACGGTGGACACAGGCAGACTGAAAGCAGAAGACATGGCTCAATTGCATGCACTATCGGACTCAATTGTCACACATGCTATTGAAGATTCAAGGAAATTGCTTCTGAACGCTGGAGAAGGACTGCGGGAGCACTGTAGTTCCTAACATCACGGGCCTTCCTGCAGTTGGGCCGCTGAAGCGGGAGCGGCGCGGTGCTATGATCGATTGGAATGCTGGGTTGGTAACTCTGTCTGACCAGTTCACTCTGGATACATACAATGAGCGCCCACAGGACGGCGAAGAAGAAAAACCGAGCCTATCAGAGGCAAGAGGTCATACGTTGGTCGAAGGAAGGTTTCAACGTCCTCGCCGCTATCAACAACCCCCTTGTGACACCAACTCGTCCAGCGTCCAGAACCTTGGACAGTTCCTGCTGAATCTGAAGGAGGGAGATCCTCGACCAAGGCGAGGCCCTGGTTCGGGGAACCGGAGCCGCCGAGCGGGTGACGGGTGGGCCGCCGACGTCGCCCTTCTCCTGTTCTTCGTTCACCCGGGCCGTGTGCGCCGAGTAGTTGGAACAGCCGTCTACGATGAACCCGAATTCGAGGTCTTCGCGGATCACCGGCGGCAGTCGGAAGACCGCGCATTCCTTCGCATGGTCTACTCCGCGTCTCCCCAGTACTTGGCGGGCCGGTCGATGCCGGGCTGGCAATCCGACACGTAGGTGGCGAGATCCACGCCGTGGTGGGAGAGCGTCGCCCGCCAGTCCTTGATGGCGTGCCGCTCCACCTTGACGAGCTTCCGGTCCTCGAGGTACGTGAGCTGATCCCGAATCCAGTCCCGCGTGGTCTGCGGCCACATGGCCAGCAGCGTCGTCACCATCATCGTCTCGGTGGCCCCCAGCCGCCCGCCGACGTGAAGGATCCTTATGATTTCCCAACGCCCGCGCTCCAGGCGCGCGTGGTTCATCCTCTCGTCGATCACTTCTCCCCCCATTTCAGGCTCCGCTCATCCAGCCGCGCCAGCATCGCCTCCTGGGACGCCAACCTCTCGCCGATCTGCTCGCTCATGCCGTCGAGCTTCGACTGCATCAACGACATCTGCGGCACGTAGTCCTCGCGCCTCAGGTAGTGCTCGGCCGCGTGCAGCCGGAGGGACTCGAGCTGCTGCGTGAGGCACTGGACCTGTTGCTCCTTCTCCCTCTCCACCCGCTGAATCCACCGCATCAGAAAAAGCCCGAGACCGCCCGCCACGGCTGCCACGGTGTGCAACGCCCATCCCACGATCTCCGCCAGCGCCTCGTCCATGGGACGCCATTGTAGTGGGTGCGAGGTGGAGAGAGTAAGGCGACAAGCGTCGCATCATTCAGGCTCGGCGAATCCAGCGCTGAACCGTCCGGACGGAGACCTTGAGCTCTGCGGCGATGCTGGCCGAGGAGAGGCCCTGCTCGATCAGCCAACGACCCACCGCCTTCTTCGCGGATGGAATGTACAGGTTGTCGCCGGCGAATGTCTTGCCGATGGCGGCCGCGGCCTCTTCCGTGAGATCCCGGCACCACGGCTGGACGGCAAGCGCCTTCTCCGTGGTGGGCACGCGGATCACCCTGCCCCCGTGGCGCCTGGCCAACGTCAGCGCGGCGTCCCGGCCGGCCACGGCCGCGATTCCGTCCAGGCTCCTTTCGAGCCTCATGCCGTCACCTGCGTGTCCTGAAGCGTCCGGACCCGTTCGCCCCGGCTGGCAATCAACGGGTTCAACGCCGTGGCGCTGAGCGCGTGCATGCCCTCTGGCCCTGGCCTGCCCAGGATACGGCACCGTGCCTCAAGCACGGCCGCCGCGTCCCCGCCGGCGCGGCCAAGACCCGCCGGCCACTCCATTCCGACCACCCGGCGAAGCCAAGCCTTGAGCCTGTCGTCGGCCTCCCGGACGTCCTTCGGATCACGTGTCCCCAGGCGCCAGCCGCTGATCGACAGCGCCTTGAGCTTCCGCCTCGTGGCCGTGTCCGAGGGCCGGAGTTTGTCGAGCTCCATCAGAACCGCCTTCAGGTGGATCGCGCCCATCTCCGAGCACGAACACTTGCCCGTGATGCTCTCCGTGATTTCCTGCCGCGGGTCGTCGTCAAGCCCAAGCGGCCGCGCCTTGGCATGAACCGTCCGGGTCGGATTGACCGATTTCTCGCTCCTCAAGGGACACTCCTTTGGCAAATTCCCGCCTCCTTTTGGCGGGATGGATTTCCGGAAAAACTGCATACGACGTCCCGGCCCCCTTCTGGCGCTCCCGCTCGCGCTTCCTGCGGTCCTGCCAGGTCGGGCGGTGCGGCTCTCGCGGCCGCAATGGCAGCATCGCCGACGCCGGCGTCGTCGTGCTCCAGCAGGATGCTGTCGCGGTACTCCGTGAACTGCCGCAGCCAGTCGCGGGAGCTGACCCTCAATCCGCCCTCCCCGGCTTGCCTAGCTCGCTAGTCTTGGCCGTGGGTTCCGGGCGGTCGATGTCCGACGGCCACCTGAGGTCATCGGGCCAGTGGTCCGAAAGGTACTGCAGCACCTTCTCTGCGCGCCGGATGGTCACCCGGCCGGCTGACAGGCACGGGAAGAAGTTGCCGTGCCCGGCGGCATAGGTCCCAACCGTCGACAGGGTAATTCCACGCCGCTTGGCGTATTCGGTCGCAAGCCTCAACAGTCGCTCTGCAAACATACGGAACCTTTTTTGTAAAATTACGTAGAAACGCAGACTCCCTTTAGCAGGGATTCCGGCTTGTGCCAACCTCCGGGGTTCGGTATATTTGCCGAAGTGCGCGCTTCGGACTTCGAGGAATTGGTCCGCCGCCGGCTGAGGGAACAGGGGTTAACTGCAAACAGCGCCGAGACGAAGGGTGGCCTGAAACAGGACACCATTGCGAGGGTCCTTCGGGGGCATGTTCCCGGCCTCGACAAGGTGGACCAGATTTGTCGCGCTCTCGGACTGGATCATCACATCGGGATTCCCGGCAGCGGGCGGGCGGAGAAGCCCCGGCCTTTAGCAAGGGCGGAAGAGCGGACAGAACCGCCAGCCTGGGCCAAGGCGCAACACGAGGAACTGATCGAAGTAATGATGAGGGCGCAACAAAGTAAGGCTCTGGCGAAATCCCATCCAGGTTCTCCGGAGACCACGCCAGGCGCTGAGGTATTAGTGGAATCGATGCGCATGTTCTGGACGCACGGCTACAATGCCGTGTCGATCGGCGATATCGAGCGGCGCACCGGACAGCAGGTTGGGGCTGACGACACCAAGCGGCAACTGCTGCTGCGAAGCCTTGAGCTCTACGCACGCGACTATTGCGTGGGGCCGATGGCCGAGGCGGCAAAGCGGCCGTCAGCGCGCGCGGCATGGAAGGAGATGCTGGATGCCGAGATCAAGGCCGCAACGGAATCACAGGACGGCTGTCTGGAGGTCAACATGGCGTTGGAGGTGGCACCTCACGACGAGGAAGTGGCAGCCCAGGTGACCAGGGTGTTGCGGACGATCGAGCGGGTTCTGGAGAACGTGATCAGGCGCGGTCAGAACCAAGGGGTGTTCCGGCGGACAGAGAATCCGAAGGAAGCGGCGAGGCACGCGCTAGCGTTGATTGTCAGTATCCGGGTATTCGCCCGCCTGTGGCCCGGACGACGCCCTTTGTTACGGTCGATCGCGGCCCATTGTCGCCAAGTCATCGAGAAGGGATACGGTCCCAGCGAGAAGGGAAATTCCTGACGGCGATGGTTTCTATCGTCTTCCTGTACTCCGCGCTATCTCTCCCCGCGTGAAGCGACCGCCATCTTTCTGTCGACGCGCCCGGGGGCCGTTTGAAATCTTTCCCCCACCCGGAAGGCAGTCCAGCATAAGCTTCCATTTCATATCTCGGGCGGGCTTCCTCCCTTCGAGTCGAGTATCGAAGCGTGTCCTGAGTGGGTGATCCCTTCCCGGAACAGGGAATCCTTGCGGGGACTGCCCCGGCAGCGCCGGC includes these proteins:
- a CDS encoding helix-turn-helix domain-containing protein — its product is MRLERSLDGIAAVAGRDAALTLARRHGGRVIRVPTTEKALAVQPWCRDLTEEAAAAIGKTFAGDNLYIPSAKKAVGRWLIEQGLSSASIAAELKVSVRTVQRWIRRA